The Streptomyces laurentii genome contains a region encoding:
- a CDS encoding transcriptional regulator, tetR family (Bacterial regulatory proteins, tetR family; pfam00440;~Tetracyclin repressor, C-terminal all-alpha domain; pfam02909;~Transcriptional regulator [Transcription]; COG1309;~Transcriptional regulator, TetR family [Streptomyces venezuelae ATCC10712];~identified by MetaGeneAnnotator; putative), which yields MAGRPAEPEVIWARPERTGRGPKPAYSRGDIAAAAVRIADAEGIDAASMRRVAAELGCGTMSLYNYVPRKEDLYELMVDAVSAEYDLGESSGDWRADMTVIARQTRAIMYRHPWVTRVMTTAYGFSPNALRYLEWCLGALEPLAIDPGLKMQLIAMVNGTVMATVRNEQAMAERARGLPWSEEQEQAVRGAYLAGQVASGAYPHLAALLAAPAEPVDAEEIFETGIARLLDSFTPRTEAPRTEAPRTETSRTG from the coding sequence ATGGCGGGCCGACCGGCCGAACCCGAAGTGATCTGGGCGCGCCCCGAGCGCACGGGCCGTGGCCCCAAACCGGCGTACAGCCGGGGCGACATCGCGGCCGCGGCCGTCCGCATCGCCGACGCCGAGGGCATCGACGCCGCCTCCATGCGCCGCGTCGCCGCCGAACTGGGCTGCGGCACCATGTCGCTCTACAACTACGTGCCGCGCAAGGAAGACCTCTACGAGCTGATGGTCGACGCGGTCAGCGCGGAGTACGACCTCGGGGAATCCAGCGGCGACTGGCGGGCCGACATGACCGTGATCGCCCGGCAGACCCGCGCGATCATGTACCGGCACCCCTGGGTGACCCGGGTCATGACCACCGCGTACGGCTTCAGCCCGAACGCCCTGCGCTATCTGGAGTGGTGCCTGGGCGCCCTGGAACCGCTCGCCATCGATCCCGGCCTGAAGATGCAGCTCATCGCCATGGTCAACGGCACCGTGATGGCGACCGTCCGCAACGAGCAGGCCATGGCCGAGCGGGCCCGGGGACTGCCCTGGAGCGAGGAACAGGAGCAGGCCGTCCGGGGGGCCTATCTGGCCGGACAGGTCGCGTCCGGCGCCTACCCGCACCTCGCGGCCCTGCTCGCGGCGCCCGCCGAACCCGTCGACGCCGAGGAGATCTTCGAGACGGGGATCGCCCGGCTCCTGGACTCGTTCACGCCCCGGACCGAAGCGCCCCGGACCGAAGCGCCCCGGACCGAGACGTCCCGGACCGGCTGA
- a CDS encoding hypothetical protein (Hypothetical protein XNR_5108 [Streptomyces albus J1074];~identified by MetaGeneAnnotator; putative), whose protein sequence is MPAITCGSSATSSRLDRHLSVLGGPAIPQREAAEATLLMRELTTRPRGATVHGHRSRSARVSLFAPLRRLRRSLFGSHR, encoded by the coding sequence GTGCCTGCCATCACCTGCGGGAGCAGCGCGACGAGTTCGCGGCTCGACCGCCATCTCTCGGTGCTGGGTGGCCCCGCCATACCGCAGCGCGAGGCGGCCGAGGCGACGCTGCTCATGCGGGAGTTGACGACACGTCCGCGCGGGGCGACGGTGCACGGTCACCGCAGCCGCAGCGCGCGGGTCTCGCTCTTCGCCCCGCTGCGCCGGCTGCGCCGCTCCCTCTTCGGCAGCCACCGCTGA
- a CDS encoding ABC-transporter transmembrane protein (ABC-2 type transporter; pfam01061;~ABC-transporter transmembrane protein [Streptomyces venezuelae ATCC10712];~ABC-type multidrug transport system, permease component [Defense mechanisms];~identified by MetaGeneAnnotator; putative), translating into MSSLAHDGTAILGRHLQRIRRAPAMTVMTQAMPIVFLLFFGYVFGSALAMPGTDYRAFLVPGMLAATAANGLMTAMFQAAQDTHRGVADRLRAMPVSRAAVPLGQALADLVTSTVGLVPLLLVGLAMGWRIEGTALQALGAIGLLLLFRSAFTWMGILFGLTSRNEEAASQLGSATFMLPLLSNAYIPTDGMPGWLRTVAEWNPISAVTTAVRHLFGNAPIPADAAWPVAHPVAGALLWSLTLIALCAPAAVRRYART; encoded by the coding sequence ATGAGCTCCCTCGCCCACGACGGCACCGCGATCCTCGGCCGCCATCTCCAGCGCATCCGGCGCGCCCCGGCGATGACCGTCATGACGCAGGCCATGCCGATCGTCTTCCTGCTGTTCTTCGGGTACGTCTTCGGCAGCGCGCTCGCCATGCCGGGCACCGACTACCGGGCGTTCCTGGTCCCGGGGATGCTGGCGGCGACGGCGGCGAACGGCCTGATGACCGCGATGTTCCAGGCCGCTCAGGACACCCACCGAGGTGTCGCGGACCGGCTGCGCGCGATGCCGGTCAGCCGGGCCGCCGTCCCGCTCGGGCAGGCGCTGGCCGATCTGGTGACGAGCACGGTGGGCCTGGTCCCGCTGCTCCTGGTCGGGCTCGCGATGGGATGGCGGATCGAGGGCACGGCGCTCCAAGCCCTGGGCGCCATCGGCCTGTTGCTGCTGTTCCGCTCCGCGTTCACCTGGATGGGGATCCTCTTCGGGCTCACGTCACGCAACGAGGAGGCGGCCAGTCAACTGGGCAGTGCCACCTTCATGCTCCCGCTGCTCTCCAACGCGTACATCCCGACGGACGGGATGCCGGGCTGGCTGCGCACGGTCGCGGAGTGGAACCCGATCTCGGCGGTGACGACGGCCGTACGGCATCTGTTCGGGAACGCGCCGATACCGGCGGACGCGGCCTGGCCGGTGGCGCATCCGGTGGCGGGGGCGCTGCTGTGGTCGCTGACGCTGATCGCGCTGTGCGCCCCGGCGGCGGTCAGACGGTACGCGCGGACGTGA
- a CDS encoding ABC-type multidrug transport system, ATPase component (ABC transporter signature motif;~ABC-type multidrug transport system, ATPase component [Streptomyces venezuelae ATCC10712];~ATP binding site [chemical binding];~ATP-binding cassette transporter nucleotide-binding domain; cl17201;~D-loop;~H-loop/switch region;~Q-loop/lid;~Walker A/P-loop;~Walker B;~daunorubicin resistance ABC transporter ATP-binding subunit; TIGR01188;~identified by MetaGeneAnnotator; putative) yields MHALRGLDLAVPEGTVCGVLGPNGAGKTTAVRVLTTLVSPDSGSATVAGCDVVRDPAGVRARIAVTGQYASVDGDLTGAENLRLFARLLRAPRSRTGELLERFGLADAADRPARTYSGGMRRRLDLAASLIVPPKVLFLDEPTTGLDPRSRNEIWDAVRGLASQGTTVLLTTQYLEEADRLSDEIVLIDDGQVAQRGTPAELKALIGHYAEVTVADATALNAAAAVLDRLTGSAPVLDPERRTVGAVTTDTTLTLPRIVREADAAGVPLLDASLRPPSLDEVFLRLTGRAPATASRLETTA; encoded by the coding sequence GTGCACGCGCTGCGCGGGCTCGACCTCGCCGTGCCCGAGGGCACCGTCTGCGGGGTCCTCGGCCCCAACGGAGCCGGCAAGACCACCGCCGTCCGGGTGCTCACCACCCTCGTCTCCCCCGACTCCGGCAGCGCGACGGTCGCCGGGTGCGACGTGGTCCGCGACCCGGCCGGCGTGCGCGCCCGGATCGCGGTCACCGGGCAGTACGCCTCCGTCGACGGCGATCTGACGGGCGCCGAGAACCTGCGACTGTTCGCCCGGCTCCTTCGCGCCCCGCGCTCGCGCACCGGCGAACTCCTGGAGCGCTTCGGGCTCGCCGACGCCGCCGACCGGCCGGCCCGCACGTACTCCGGGGGCATGCGCCGCCGGCTCGACCTCGCCGCGAGCCTGATCGTGCCGCCGAAGGTCCTCTTCCTGGACGAGCCCACCACCGGGCTCGACCCGCGCAGCCGCAACGAGATCTGGGACGCCGTACGGGGGTTGGCGTCCCAGGGCACGACCGTGCTGCTCACCACGCAGTACCTGGAGGAGGCCGACCGGCTCTCCGACGAGATCGTCCTGATCGACGACGGCCAGGTCGCGCAGCGCGGCACTCCCGCCGAACTCAAGGCGCTGATCGGCCACTACGCCGAGGTGACGGTCGCCGACGCGACCGCGCTGAACGCCGCGGCCGCGGTGCTCGACCGGCTCACCGGCTCGGCTCCGGTCCTGGACCCCGAGCGCCGCACGGTCGGCGCGGTCACCACCGACACCACGCTCACCCTGCCCCGGATCGTGCGCGAGGCGGACGCGGCCGGGGTCCCTCTGCTCGACGCGTCCCTGCGCCCGCCCTCCCTCGACGAGGTGTTCCTGCGCCTCACCGGCCGCGCGCCCGCCACCGCATCCCGCCTGGAGACCACCGCATGA